One region of Flavobacterium sp. KACC 22763 genomic DNA includes:
- a CDS encoding glycoside hydrolase family 130 protein, whose product MTTITSSVNFQERKLALENEHKTLIEQKNEPQEIVGNGIYDRYKNPVVTASHIPLNWRFDFNENTNPFLQERIGVNAAFNAGAMKWNGKYLLAVRVEGIDRKSFFAIAESPNGIDNFKFWDKPCVIPQTEEPDTNVYDMRLINHEDGYVYGIFCTERKDPKAPKGDTSSAVANAGIVRSKDLVNWERLPDLISNTGQQRNVVLHPEFVNGKYALYTRPQDGFIDVGSGGGIGLGYIEDMKNPVVKDEKIIFGKQYHTIYELKNGLGPAPIKTSKGWLHLAHGVRNTAAGLRYTLYMFMTDLNDISKVTHVPAGHFMGPEGIERVGDVSNVLFSNGWIEGENGTVYIYYASSDTRMHVAVSTVDKLVDYVINTPSDTFISAGSVQTIINQIEKNNAI is encoded by the coding sequence ATGACAACAATAACATCTTCAGTCAATTTTCAAGAAAGAAAATTGGCACTAGAAAACGAACATAAAACACTTATCGAACAAAAAAACGAACCGCAGGAAATTGTTGGAAATGGTATATACGACCGCTACAAAAATCCAGTTGTTACCGCTTCTCACATTCCGTTAAACTGGCGTTTTGATTTTAACGAAAATACAAATCCGTTTTTGCAGGAACGAATTGGCGTAAATGCAGCATTCAATGCTGGGGCAATGAAATGGAACGGAAAATATCTACTTGCCGTTCGTGTAGAAGGAATTGATAGAAAATCGTTTTTTGCCATTGCCGAAAGTCCAAATGGAATAGATAATTTCAAATTTTGGGATAAACCTTGCGTAATTCCACAAACCGAGGAACCTGATACAAACGTGTACGATATGCGTTTAATAAATCACGAAGACGGTTATGTTTATGGAATTTTCTGCACCGAAAGAAAAGATCCAAAAGCTCCAAAAGGCGATACAAGTTCGGCTGTTGCCAATGCAGGAATTGTTCGCTCTAAAGATTTAGTAAACTGGGAGAGATTACCAGATTTAATTTCGAATACAGGACAACAGCGAAATGTAGTGTTGCATCCTGAATTTGTAAACGGAAAATATGCTTTATACACACGTCCGCAAGATGGTTTTATTGATGTTGGTTCAGGCGGCGGAATCGGTTTAGGGTATATTGAAGACATGAAAAATCCAGTTGTTAAAGACGAAAAAATTATTTTCGGAAAACAATATCATACTATTTATGAATTGAAAAACGGTTTGGGGCCAGCTCCAATTAAAACTTCAAAAGGCTGGTTGCATTTAGCGCACGGTGTACGTAATACTGCTGCAGGATTACGCTATACTTTATACATGTTCATGACCGATTTGAATGATATTTCTAAAGTTACGCACGTTCCAGCTGGACATTTTATGGGGCCTGAAGGAATTGAAAGAGTTGGTGATGTTTCGAATGTTTTGTTTTCTAACGGATGGATTGAAGGCGAAAACGGAACAGTTTACATTTATTACGCTTCATCAGATACGAGAATGCATGTGGCAGTTTCTACAGTTGACAAATTGGTTGATTATGTGATTAATACTCCTTCTGACACTTTTATTTCTGCGGGTTCAGTTCAAACGATTATTAATCAAATCGAAAAAAATAACGCAATCTAA
- a CDS encoding AGE family epimerase/isomerase, with product MSLQLKLLKSELTAELDSILNYWSQRTVDEKNGGFVGQIDFNDQLIANAEKGSVLNARILWTFSASYKTTNNENHKKLAERAFEFLAANFYDTQFGGLFWSINEDKTPKDTKNQIYALAFAIYGLSEYYSISNEEKALDIAKKLYLKIEEHSYDPINKGYFEAFTRDWQPIEDLRLSAKDANEKKTMNTHLHIIEGYVNLYKVWKDEKLLATIIELLETIEKYFINTETGHLHLFFDENWKEKPDVISYGHDIEAAWLLQQCAEISGNKTLIANYKKHAIQIAEVTKEGLDADGGLWYEFDPEKNELIAEKHWWPQAEAIIGFYNAYQLTGKEEYLDIVYKNWKFIKKHIIDPQNGEWYWGVYGDYSIMKKDKAGFWKCPYHNGRACLELINRIEN from the coding sequence GTGTCATTACAACTAAAGCTTTTAAAATCGGAATTAACCGCAGAACTGGATTCTATTCTAAACTATTGGTCTCAACGAACTGTAGATGAAAAAAATGGCGGTTTTGTCGGACAAATCGATTTTAACGATCAACTCATTGCAAATGCAGAAAAAGGTTCGGTTTTAAACGCCCGAATCCTTTGGACGTTTTCTGCCAGTTACAAAACCACAAATAACGAAAACCACAAAAAACTGGCAGAAAGGGCATTTGAGTTTCTTGCAGCTAACTTTTATGATACACAATTTGGAGGTCTTTTTTGGAGTATTAATGAGGATAAAACTCCAAAAGACACCAAAAACCAGATTTATGCTTTAGCCTTTGCGATTTATGGATTGTCTGAATATTATTCGATTTCAAACGAAGAAAAAGCTTTAGATATTGCTAAGAAACTATACTTAAAAATTGAGGAACATAGTTACGATCCTATAAACAAAGGGTATTTTGAAGCTTTCACAAGAGATTGGCAGCCCATTGAAGATTTGCGTTTGAGCGCAAAAGATGCCAATGAAAAGAAAACCATGAATACGCATCTTCACATTATTGAAGGTTATGTGAATTTATACAAGGTTTGGAAAGATGAAAAACTGCTTGCCACTATCATCGAATTACTAGAAACCATCGAAAAATATTTTATCAATACCGAAACAGGCCATTTGCATTTGTTTTTTGACGAAAACTGGAAAGAAAAACCAGACGTTATTTCATACGGGCATGATATTGAAGCCGCTTGGCTTTTGCAGCAATGCGCCGAAATTTCAGGAAATAAAACTTTGATTGCTAACTATAAAAAACATGCCATTCAAATTGCAGAAGTAACCAAAGAAGGTTTAGATGCTGACGGCGGTTTATGGTACGAATTTGATCCTGAAAAAAATGAATTAATTGCTGAAAAACATTGGTGGCCACAAGCTGAAGCTATAATTGGTTTTTATAATGCATATCAATTAACTGGAAAAGAAGAATATCTGGACATTGTTTACAAAAACTGGAAATTCATAAAAAAACACATCATAGATCCGCAAAATGGAGAATGGTATTGGGGTGTTTATGGCGATTATAGTATAATGAAAAAAGACAAAGCCGGATTCTGGAAATGTCCTTACCATAATGGCCGTGCTTGTTTGGAGCTTATTAATCGAATTGAAAATTAA
- a CDS encoding glycoside hydrolase 5 family protein, with translation MKKRFFKTLSLALIFSAIACQAQERITVKGNEFYKGDKPYAYIGTNYWYGSMLASKKIGDRKRLLRELDLMKKNGIDNLRVLVGADGGKYDFTVRPALQYEQGKYNEDLLDGLDFLISEMSKRGMYAVLYLTNNWEWSGGMSQYLEWNGKGPVPVPNIPPNTWPQFMSYTEQFHSCEPCMEALNNHVKFIIGRTNAYSKKKYNEDNTIMSWQVGNEPRLFTVENEAKFTKWLNNIVDLIDSLDKNHLVSTGSEGKNSSNDSMEIFERTHQNPNIDYLTMHIWPKNWNWFKADNAEATFSKTIENAGKYIDDHIKVANNLKRPIIIEEFGLPRENENLNAGASSVYRDKFYSYIFGRVAESVKNNGPLRAANFWGYGGEGKAIHPDGKWTPGEPFTTDPPQEPQGLNSVFNGDKSTLEIVKKYNSELKK, from the coding sequence ATGAAAAAAAGATTTTTTAAAACCCTTTCATTAGCCTTGATTTTTTCTGCAATTGCTTGTCAGGCGCAAGAAAGAATAACCGTAAAAGGAAATGAATTTTACAAAGGTGATAAACCGTATGCTTATATTGGAACCAATTATTGGTACGGAAGTATGCTGGCTTCTAAAAAAATAGGCGATCGTAAAAGGCTTTTGCGTGAGTTGGATTTAATGAAGAAAAACGGAATCGATAATTTACGGGTTTTAGTTGGCGCTGATGGCGGAAAATATGATTTTACAGTTCGTCCGGCACTGCAATACGAACAAGGAAAATACAACGAAGATTTATTGGATGGATTGGATTTCCTAATCAGCGAAATGAGCAAACGCGGTATGTATGCCGTTTTATACTTGACCAATAACTGGGAATGGTCGGGTGGAATGTCGCAATATTTGGAATGGAATGGCAAAGGTCCAGTTCCGGTTCCGAATATTCCGCCGAATACATGGCCACAATTTATGTCATATACAGAACAGTTTCATAGCTGCGAACCTTGCATGGAAGCATTAAACAATCATGTGAAGTTTATTATTGGCAGAACAAATGCGTATTCTAAAAAGAAATACAACGAAGATAATACGATAATGTCTTGGCAAGTTGGAAATGAACCTCGACTTTTTACGGTAGAAAATGAAGCAAAATTCACAAAATGGCTCAATAATATTGTGGATTTGATTGATAGTTTAGACAAAAACCATTTGGTTTCTACAGGTTCTGAAGGGAAAAATAGTTCCAACGACAGCATGGAAATCTTCGAGAGAACGCATCAGAATCCGAACATCGACTATTTGACGATGCATATCTGGCCTAAAAACTGGAATTGGTTTAAAGCCGATAATGCCGAAGCTACATTTTCAAAAACCATTGAAAACGCTGGAAAATATATTGATGATCATATTAAAGTCGCTAATAATTTAAAACGCCCAATAATTATTGAAGAATTTGGTCTTCCGAGGGAAAACGAAAACCTGAACGCTGGAGCTTCTTCTGTTTACAGAGATAAATTTTACAGCTATATTTTTGGAAGAGTTGCAGAAAGCGTTAAAAATAATGGCCCATTAAGGGCTGCCAATTTCTGGGGTTATGGCGGCGAAGGAAAAGCAATTCATCCAGACGGAAAATGGACCCCAGGAGAACCTTTTACAACAGATCCTCCGCAAGAACCGCAAGGTTTAAATTCAGTTTTTAATGGAGACAAATCAACATTAGAAATTGTAAAAAAATACAATTCAGAATTAAAGAAATAA
- a CDS encoding glycoside hydrolase family 97 protein encodes MKNTFILFCFLFLNTSFSQKKQDFVLKSSDGKIEVKITVNDKISWTISHEKDLILAPSEMSMTLDQNEVLGKNPVVLNSEKESVNTFFETPLYKKKTVKDQYNKLILNFKNDFSIEFRVFDDGAAYRFITKKKKEITVKDEEVMLNFDKDYNTLMPYVRDLRNPKDQFISSFESHYENKKISEFSKDTLAFLPFLIDYKNRKKAVFLEADLEDYAGLFVTNNKNKTGFESRFSKYPIQETNGGFNHLNKLITERADYLVKTKGTRTFPWRAIVISENDAALANNDMVQKLAEPSKIKDISWIKPGKVAWDWWNDWNIYNVDFKAGINTQTYKYYIDFASKNKVEYVVLDEGWSIETDIMQHNPNVDLEALIAYAKERNVGIILWASWMALHENIDRVFDNYAKLGVKGFKVDFIDRDDAKMVNSVYNIAQKAANHKLIIDFHGMYKPTGIQRTYPNILNFEGVKGLENNKWTPNDDVPLYDVTIPFIRMMAGPMDYTPGAMRNATKSEFKPSHSTPMSQGTRCHQLALYTIFEAPLQMMADSPTAFIKEQESTDYIAKVPTTFDETTALDGEVGKYVSIARRKGNTWYLGAITNWDSREVTIDFSFLEKGKKFQAEIFSDGINADKAATDYKKEIITVDSTTKLKYRLASGGGLAMIIK; translated from the coding sequence ATGAAAAATACATTCATTCTTTTTTGTTTTTTATTTCTGAACACCTCTTTTTCTCAAAAGAAACAAGACTTTGTTCTAAAATCTTCCGACGGAAAAATCGAAGTTAAAATTACTGTGAATGACAAAATCAGCTGGACAATCTCGCATGAAAAAGATTTGATTTTGGCTCCATCTGAAATGTCGATGACTTTAGATCAAAATGAGGTTTTAGGAAAAAATCCTGTTGTTTTAAATTCGGAAAAAGAAAGCGTAAATACTTTTTTTGAAACGCCTTTATACAAAAAGAAAACCGTTAAAGATCAATACAACAAACTGATTCTAAATTTTAAAAATGATTTCAGTATTGAATTTCGTGTTTTTGATGATGGCGCTGCATATCGATTCATCACAAAAAAGAAAAAAGAAATTACGGTTAAAGACGAAGAAGTGATGCTGAATTTCGATAAGGATTATAATACTTTGATGCCGTATGTACGTGATTTAAGAAATCCAAAAGATCAGTTTATTTCTTCGTTTGAGTCGCATTATGAAAACAAAAAAATAAGCGAATTTTCTAAAGACACTTTAGCTTTTCTTCCATTTTTAATTGATTATAAAAACCGTAAAAAGGCAGTTTTCTTAGAAGCCGATCTCGAAGATTATGCGGGATTATTTGTAACGAATAACAAAAATAAAACAGGTTTTGAATCTCGTTTTTCTAAATATCCAATTCAAGAAACCAACGGAGGATTTAATCACCTCAACAAACTAATTACAGAAAGAGCCGATTATTTGGTAAAAACAAAAGGAACGAGAACTTTTCCATGGAGAGCAATTGTGATTTCTGAAAATGATGCCGCTTTGGCCAATAATGATATGGTTCAGAAATTGGCAGAACCATCAAAAATAAAAGACATTTCTTGGATAAAACCTGGAAAAGTAGCTTGGGATTGGTGGAACGACTGGAACATCTACAATGTAGATTTTAAAGCTGGCATCAATACGCAGACGTATAAATATTATATTGATTTTGCTTCTAAAAATAAAGTCGAATATGTGGTTTTGGATGAAGGCTGGAGCATTGAAACCGATATCATGCAACACAATCCAAATGTAGATTTGGAAGCTTTAATAGCTTACGCGAAAGAACGAAACGTGGGCATTATTTTGTGGGCTTCATGGATGGCTTTGCATGAAAATATTGATCGCGTTTTTGACAATTATGCAAAACTGGGCGTAAAAGGTTTTAAAGTAGATTTTATTGACCGTGACGATGCCAAAATGGTAAATTCTGTTTATAATATTGCGCAAAAAGCAGCCAATCATAAATTGATTATTGATTTTCACGGTATGTACAAACCAACTGGAATTCAGAGAACGTATCCAAATATTTTAAACTTTGAAGGTGTAAAAGGTTTAGAAAACAATAAATGGACACCAAATGATGATGTTCCGCTTTATGATGTAACAATTCCGTTTATTAGAATGATGGCTGGACCAATGGATTATACACCTGGCGCAATGCGAAATGCTACAAAAAGCGAATTCAAGCCAAGTCATTCCACTCCAATGAGTCAGGGAACAAGATGCCATCAATTGGCACTTTATACCATTTTTGAAGCGCCTTTGCAAATGATGGCTGATAGTCCGACGGCTTTTATAAAGGAACAAGAAAGCACTGATTATATTGCTAAAGTTCCGACCACTTTTGATGAAACTACCGCTCTTGATGGTGAAGTTGGAAAATATGTTTCTATTGCCCGAAGAAAAGGAAATACTTGGTACTTAGGCGCAATAACAAATTGGGATTCTAGAGAAGTAACAATTGATTTTTCTTTCCTTGAAAAAGGCAAAAAATTCCAAGCCGAAATCTTCTCAGATGGAATAAATGCCGACAAAGCGGCAACTGATTATAAAAAGGAAATCATAACCGTTGACTCGACAACTAAACTAAAATATCGTTTAGCAAGCGGTGGCGGATTGGCGATGATTATAAAATAA
- a CDS encoding aldo/keto reductase — translation MKYNRCGKSGLLLPEISLGLWHNFGSVDNFENAESIAIEAFDKGITHFDLANNYGPVPGSAEENFGKILWHNFQGNLRDEIVISTKAGYTMWKGPYGDWGSRKYLLSSLDQSLKRMNIDYVDIFYSHRPDPETPIEETMMALDHAVRSGKALYVGISNYSAEQTRVAVDVLKQLGTPCLIHQAKYSMLERWVENGLLDVLEEKGVGCIAFSPLAQGLLTDKYLKGIPENSRAHNPNGHLREDEVTQERIQKLIQLNEIAQNRNQSLAQMALAWLQKDKRITSVLIGASSVKQLCNNIDCLQNTEFTNDELNAIEKILS, via the coding sequence ATGAAATATAACAGATGCGGAAAAAGCGGTTTGTTGCTTCCTGAAATTTCTTTAGGATTATGGCACAACTTTGGTTCGGTTGATAATTTTGAAAACGCAGAAAGCATTGCTATTGAAGCTTTTGATAAAGGAATTACCCATTTTGATTTGGCGAATAATTACGGACCAGTTCCAGGTTCTGCTGAGGAGAATTTTGGTAAAATATTATGGCATAATTTTCAAGGAAATCTGCGTGATGAAATCGTGATTTCTACTAAAGCAGGTTATACTATGTGGAAAGGCCCTTATGGAGATTGGGGTTCGAGAAAATATTTATTGTCAAGTTTAGATCAGAGTTTGAAACGAATGAACATTGATTATGTCGATATTTTTTACTCGCATCGTCCTGATCCAGAAACGCCGATTGAAGAAACTATGATGGCTTTAGACCACGCTGTTAGAAGCGGAAAAGCTTTGTATGTTGGAATCAGTAATTATTCGGCAGAACAGACTCGTGTTGCTGTTGATGTTTTAAAACAATTGGGAACGCCTTGTTTGATTCATCAAGCAAAATACTCCATGTTGGAACGCTGGGTTGAAAATGGTTTATTGGATGTTCTGGAAGAAAAGGGAGTAGGTTGTATTGCTTTTTCACCTTTAGCACAAGGACTTCTGACTGATAAATATTTAAAAGGGATTCCCGAAAACTCACGAGCTCATAATCCGAATGGACATTTGAGAGAAGATGAGGTGACGCAAGAACGTATTCAGAAATTAATTCAGCTGAATGAAATTGCTCAAAATAGAAATCAGTCTTTGGCGCAAATGGCTTTGGCTTGGTTGCAGAAAGATAAACGAATTACCTCGGTTTTAATTGGTGCTAGTTCTGTAAAACAATTGTGTAATAATATTGATTGTCTGCAAAATACTGAATTTACAAATGATGAATTAAATGCGATTGAGAAGATTTTATCTTAA
- a CDS encoding HdeD family acid-resistance protein, producing the protein MEHSLFKKVKAAIDYWYIPLLVGILFVIIGFWSFATPVKAYLTLAFLFSVSFLVSGIFEIIFALSNRKKIDNWGWTLVSGIIGLGVGIVLIANPLVSVTLLPLYVGLAILFRSVMAIFMAFNLKSYSVPDWKNLLGLGILGLLFSFLLLWNPVFAGLSIVYWTAFAFIASGIFYIYFSFKLKKLHDLV; encoded by the coding sequence ATGGAACATTCTTTATTTAAAAAAGTGAAAGCAGCAATTGATTATTGGTACATTCCGTTATTAGTGGGAATACTTTTTGTAATCATTGGATTTTGGTCTTTTGCCACACCTGTAAAAGCATATTTAACATTGGCATTTTTATTTAGTGTGTCTTTTCTGGTCAGCGGAATTTTTGAAATTATTTTTGCACTTTCAAACAGAAAAAAAATAGACAATTGGGGCTGGACACTAGTATCTGGAATTATAGGTTTAGGAGTTGGAATAGTATTAATTGCTAATCCGTTAGTTTCGGTAACACTTTTGCCACTCTATGTTGGATTGGCTATTTTATTTCGTTCTGTAATGGCTATTTTTATGGCTTTTAATTTAAAAAGCTATTCTGTTCCAGATTGGAAAAATCTTTTAGGATTGGGGATCTTAGGACTGTTATTTTCATTTTTATTATTATGGAATCCTGTTTTTGCAGGACTTTCAATAGTATATTGGACTGCTTTTGCTTTCATCGCAAGTGGTATTTTTTACATTTATTTTTCTTTCAAACTGAAAAAACTACACGATTTAGTTTAA
- the bglX gene encoding beta-glucosidase BglX: protein MKNKIITIGIFSLFTVGNMNAQKKTYLDKNKTIEQRIDLLLPMMTLEEKVGQMNQYNGFWDVTGPAPKGGTAELKYEHLRKGLVGSMLTVRGVKEVRAVQKIAVEETRLGIPLIIGFDVIHGYKTLSPIPLAEAASWDLEAIKKSAAIAADEASASGINWTFGPNVDVANDARWGRVMEGAGEDPYLGSKIGYARVKGFQGETIADLAKVNTIAACAKHFAAYGYVEAGLEYNIVDISNSKLYNSVLPPFEATVDAGVRTFMNSFNTLNGVPATGNAFLQRDILKGKWKFDGFVISDYASIREMIAHGYAKDEADATAKAVIAGSDMDMESYLYVAKLVDLVKSGKVKESLVDDAVRRILRVKFELGLFDDPYRYCDEKREKEVVGSKANNDGVLDMAKKSIVLLKNEKSLLPLKKSGQKIALIGALANDKNSPLGSWRIAASDDTAVSVLEGMQQYKDNQLVFEKGVDLLKQKATFLTETVFNTTDKNGFEAAKTAAKNADVVVMVLGEYGFQSGEGRSRTDLNLPGLQQELLEEIYKVNPNVVLVLNNGRPLSIPWAAENVPAIVEAWHLGTQAGNAIAQVLYGDYNPSGKLPMSFPRNVGQVPIYYNKYSTGRPIDSDKNVFWSHYMDVEKTPQFPFGFGLSYTTFDYKNLKLNKTAFAKGEKVQVSVEVTNSGNYDGKEVVQLYIHDEFASIVRPIKELKGFELVNLKKGETKTVNFALTDKELGFYDNEGTYLVEPGTFKIMVGGSSDKGLQSGFEIKE from the coding sequence ATGAAAAATAAAATAATAACCATTGGGATTTTTTCCCTGTTTACTGTTGGAAATATGAATGCACAGAAAAAAACATATCTGGATAAAAACAAAACGATAGAGCAAAGAATTGATTTGCTTTTGCCAATGATGACTTTGGAGGAGAAAGTAGGGCAAATGAACCAGTACAATGGTTTTTGGGATGTTACGGGACCAGCACCAAAAGGCGGAACAGCCGAATTAAAATATGAACATTTAAGAAAAGGATTGGTCGGTTCGATGCTTACGGTTCGCGGCGTAAAAGAAGTTCGTGCGGTGCAGAAAATTGCGGTTGAAGAAACACGATTAGGAATTCCGTTAATTATTGGTTTTGACGTAATTCATGGTTATAAAACGTTAAGTCCGATTCCGTTGGCAGAAGCGGCAAGTTGGGACTTGGAAGCGATTAAGAAATCGGCGGCAATTGCGGCAGATGAAGCTTCAGCATCCGGAATTAATTGGACTTTTGGACCTAATGTTGATGTGGCAAATGATGCGCGTTGGGGACGTGTGATGGAAGGTGCGGGAGAAGATCCATACTTGGGAAGTAAAATAGGTTATGCGAGAGTGAAAGGTTTTCAAGGAGAAACCATTGCTGATTTAGCTAAAGTAAATACGATCGCGGCTTGCGCGAAACACTTTGCCGCTTATGGTTATGTTGAAGCGGGATTAGAATATAATATTGTAGATATCAGTAATTCGAAATTGTATAATTCGGTTTTGCCTCCTTTTGAAGCAACGGTTGACGCTGGAGTTCGTACGTTTATGAATTCATTTAATACTTTGAATGGTGTTCCTGCGACTGGAAATGCCTTTTTGCAGCGCGATATTTTAAAAGGGAAATGGAAGTTTGACGGATTTGTGATTTCAGATTATGCTTCGATTCGTGAAATGATCGCGCACGGTTATGCAAAAGACGAAGCCGATGCAACGGCAAAAGCGGTGATTGCAGGTTCTGATATGGATATGGAATCGTATTTGTATGTGGCAAAACTGGTTGATTTGGTAAAATCTGGAAAAGTAAAAGAATCCTTGGTTGATGATGCGGTTCGCAGAATTTTAAGAGTGAAATTTGAGTTAGGATTATTTGATGATCCGTACAGATATTGTGATGAAAAACGCGAAAAAGAAGTGGTTGGAAGTAAAGCTAACAACGATGGCGTTTTGGATATGGCGAAAAAGTCAATTGTTCTTTTGAAAAATGAAAAGAGTTTGCTTCCGCTAAAGAAATCTGGGCAGAAAATCGCTTTAATTGGTGCTTTAGCCAATGATAAAAACAGTCCGTTGGGAAGCTGGAGAATTGCGGCTTCTGATGATACGGCAGTTTCGGTTTTAGAAGGAATGCAGCAATATAAAGACAATCAATTGGTTTTTGAAAAAGGAGTTGATTTATTAAAGCAAAAAGCAACTTTCTTGACTGAAACAGTTTTTAATACGACAGACAAAAACGGGTTTGAAGCAGCAAAAACAGCTGCAAAAAATGCAGATGTTGTAGTAATGGTTTTAGGTGAATATGGTTTTCAAAGCGGTGAAGGAAGAAGTAGAACTGATTTGAATTTGCCAGGTTTGCAACAAGAATTGTTAGAAGAAATTTACAAAGTAAATCCAAATGTAGTTTTGGTTTTAAATAATGGTCGTCCGTTGAGTATTCCGTGGGCAGCAGAAAATGTTCCGGCAATTGTAGAGGCTTGGCATTTAGGAACTCAGGCAGGAAATGCAATTGCTCAGGTTTTATATGGCGATTATAATCCGAGTGGAAAATTGCCAATGTCATTTCCTAGAAATGTAGGTCAGGTACCAATTTATTACAACAAATACAGTACAGGAAGACCAATTGACAGTGATAAAAATGTTTTCTGGTCGCATTATATGGATGTGGAGAAAACACCTCAGTTCCCGTTCGGTTTTGGGTTGAGCTACACAACTTTCGATTATAAAAACTTGAAATTAAATAAAACGGCTTTCGCAAAAGGTGAAAAGGTTCAAGTTAGCGTTGAGGTTACCAATTCTGGAAATTACGACGGAAAAGAAGTAGTGCAATTGTATATTCATGATGAATTTGCAAGTATCGTTCGTCCAATAAAAGAATTGAAAGGTTTTGAATTGGTAAACCTGAAAAAAGGTGAAACGAAAACAGTAAACTTTGCTTTAACTGATAAGGAACTTGGCTTTTATGATAATGAAGGAACTTATTTAGTAGAACCTGGAACTTTTAAAATCATGGTTGGAGGAAGCTCTGATAAAGGTTTGCAAAGTGGTTTTGAGATAAAAGAGTAA
- a CDS encoding sialate O-acetylesterase: protein MKNNIFKFVFFLLISSTMMANVSLPNIFGDNMVLQRNSEVKIWGWANPKEEIKLISSWNNTEYKTVANNQAKWELTIKTPEAGGPFTISIKGYNEVVLKNILIGEVWLCSGQSNMEMSVSWGIDDGEEEMKNATNPNIRFFTVPKLTAENPQNNLLGNWTESTPETMKYFSGVGYFFAKRLREDLKNIPIGLISSNWGGTPAEIWMPSEVVNNDPVLLENAKKLNEQEYGPRQPGRAYNAMIYPIVGFKIAGTLWYQGESNVGSLVYDKTLGALITSWRKEWKDEFPFYYVQIAPFKTGKNNFSNVTVRDSQRKLLKEVSKTGMVVISDISDTIDIHPKNKKSVGIRLANLALAETYKVNTNLVNGPLFKSIKIDKNKVTVSFDYADGLHFKDKKSNQFEVAGIDGIFYPAEPSIENNEVVLTSKKVASPAKVRFAWGNTIQSDLFNKANLPASCFVSE from the coding sequence ATGAAAAATAATATTTTTAAGTTTGTTTTCTTTCTATTGATTTCCAGTACTATGATGGCAAACGTCTCGCTTCCGAATATTTTTGGTGATAATATGGTTTTACAGCGCAATTCTGAAGTGAAAATTTGGGGTTGGGCCAATCCAAAAGAAGAAATCAAATTAATTTCGAGTTGGAATAATACGGAATATAAAACCGTTGCCAATAATCAGGCAAAATGGGAATTGACGATTAAAACTCCTGAAGCTGGAGGGCCTTTTACCATTTCTATAAAAGGTTATAATGAAGTGGTTTTAAAGAATATTTTGATTGGAGAAGTTTGGCTTTGTTCTGGACAATCTAACATGGAAATGTCGGTAAGCTGGGGAATTGACGATGGTGAAGAAGAAATGAAAAATGCTACAAATCCTAATATTCGATTTTTTACGGTTCCGAAATTGACTGCAGAAAATCCGCAGAATAATTTGCTGGGAAATTGGACTGAATCGACTCCTGAAACCATGAAATATTTTAGCGGTGTTGGTTATTTTTTTGCGAAACGCCTTCGCGAAGATTTAAAAAATATTCCAATCGGCTTAATTTCTTCCAACTGGGGCGGAACTCCTGCTGAAATCTGGATGCCATCAGAAGTTGTAAATAACGATCCTGTTTTACTAGAAAATGCTAAAAAATTGAACGAACAAGAATACGGACCAAGACAACCCGGGCGCGCTTACAACGCCATGATTTACCCAATCGTCGGATTTAAAATTGCAGGAACGCTTTGGTATCAAGGAGAATCGAATGTGGGTTCTTTGGTTTATGATAAAACTCTGGGCGCTTTAATTACTTCATGGAGAAAGGAATGGAAAGATGAATTTCCTTTTTATTATGTTCAAATTGCGCCGTTTAAGACAGGAAAGAATAATTTTTCAAATGTAACGGTTAGAGATTCTCAGAGAAAACTGTTGAAAGAAGTTTCAAAAACGGGAATGGTCGTAATCAGTGATATTTCGGATACAATTGATATTCATCCAAAAAATAAAAAATCGGTTGGAATTCGTCTAGCAAATTTAGCTTTAGCTGAAACTTATAAAGTCAACACGAATTTAGTTAATGGACCGCTCTTTAAATCCATTAAAATTGATAAAAATAAAGTAACCGTTTCTTTTGACTACGCAGACGGATTACACTTTAAAGACAAAAAATCGAATCAGTTTGAAGTTGCAGGAATAGACGGAATTTTCTATCCTGCAGAGCCTTCAATTGAAAATAACGAAGTGGTTTTAACAAGCAAAAAGGTGGCTTCTCCAGCAAAAGTGAGATTTGCATGGGGAAATACGATTCAGTCAGATTTGTTTAATAAAGCGAATCTGCCTGCTTCTTGTTTTGTTTCTGAGTGA